A genomic window from Betta splendens chromosome 17, fBetSpl5.4, whole genome shotgun sequence includes:
- the cc2d1b gene encoding coiled-coil and C2 domain-containing protein 1B isoform X1 has translation MFGKKKKAPQPRGQGAAAAKQMGLFVDLDSEDMMMGVEENLNDQDLEAELAAITGHKPVARGQVKPKGKAPLPMEDIAKMADECMREADDDDDDDLEDDEDLLAELQDVVGEGDAEDATTLPSTSSATAETPESPSLQHQEVKVSSAAPGSLQHTLEERVAMYRTALQNAKTTGDTSKARRFDRGLKTLETMLGCVKKGKPINEAEMPPPVATGAPSAAPQPPVPARPPPPVPKRTDCATSGQEVESEGTTAPPEVITPTSDQQCSTSAPSLSSLSSPEEQTEEAAQQPQAPHRDANEATKTMLLERQKEYRIAALRAKKQGDVEQAKGYMKTCKMFDAVIEALEKGQAVDLSGLPPSPEQGGSSTAGSDVSPGQNTTTPQPAAASAPASQPVPAAPKDVLEALEQRRAKYVEAATQAKASGDERKARMHDRIAKQYQSAIRSHKAGKAVDFDELPVPPGFGPLPGQKASTAEQGFVAALEAADKLATTDAAEEPDEDDDEEAVEESKPAVSKKPKKPTLAVPPTAQAQRSTLAASPEKTVAREDLPPTAVQQLEFLEGRKKQYMKAAVQAKQKKDMEQAKVLLRTAKSFDPIIEAARSGKTVDISTVPSPPGDEDEDFILVHHSDVQSSDKADEVYTQLAKILKEQYEKCLTYSKQFTHLGNVSETTKFEKLAESCKKSLEVLKLAQSRGLPPPKHHFEERSFQTVRIFPDLSSTEMVIVIVKGMNLPAPSGMQPNYLDAFIKFDFPYPSAEQPQKHKTAVIKNTNSPEYNQSFTLSINRNHRGFRRVVTSKGIKLELLHKGGFLRSDKPIGTALVKLDKLESQSEIREIVEVMDGRKATGGRVEVKIRLREPLSGQDMQKSTERWLVIDQSQVLL, from the exons CTCGGAGGACATGATGATGGGTGTGGAGGAGAACCTCAACGACCAGGACCTGGAGGCTGAACTTGCTGCAATCACTGGACATAAGCCTGTTGCCAGGGGACAAGTCAAGCCGAAGGGGAAGG CCCCACTGCCCATGGAGGATATTGCAAAAATGGCCGATGAGTGTATGAGAGAAGcagatgacgatgatgatgatgatctggaggatgatgaagatCTGTTG GCGGAGCTACAGGATGTGGTGGGTGAGGGGGACGCAGAAGATGCCACTACTCTTCCCTCCACATCCTCTGCTACAGCTGAAACCCCAGAGTCCCCATCGCTGCAG CATCAGGAAGTGAAGGTCTCCTCAGCGGCCCCTGGCAGCCTCCAGCACACCCTGGAGGAGAGAGTAGCCATGTACAGGACGGCTTTACAAAACGCCAAGACCACAGGAGACACCTCCAAAGCCAGGAGGTTTGATCGTGGCTTAAAG ACTTTGGAGACGATGTTGGGTTGTGTGAAAAAAGGGAAGCCAATAAACGAGGCTGAAATGCCTCCACCTGTTGCCACCGGAGCGCCGAGTGCCGCCCCCCAACCTCCTGTTCCTGCACGACCCCCTCCCCCAGTACCCAAGAGAACTGACTGCGCTACTTCAGGTCAAGAGGTGGAATCAGAGGGCACAACAGCACCACCTGAAGTCATCACGCCCACCAGTGACCAGCAGTGCTCTACCAGTGCACCCAGTCTGAGCAGCCTCTCTAGTCcagaggagcagacagaggaagctgctcagcagcctcaggctcctcacagggaCG CAAACGAGGCGACCAAGACGATGCTTTTGGAGCGACAGAAAGAATACAGGATAGCAGCGCTGAGAGCCAAGAAGCAGGGAGACGTGGAGCAAGCTAAGGGTTACATGAAGACCTGCAAG atgttCGATGCAGTGATCGAGGCGTTGGAGAAAGGACAAGCAGTTGACCTGAGTGGCCTCCCGCCGTCTCCAGAGCAGG GAGGAAGCTCCACTGCAGGGAGCGATGTTTCCCCTGGGCAAAACACAACAACCCCTcaaccagctgcagcctcag CTCCTGCTTCACAGCCAGTCCCTGCAGCTCCCAAAGACGTGCTGGAGGCCCTCGAACAGAGACGAGCCAAGTACGTGGAGGCAGCGACTCAGGCTAAAGCCAGCGGAGACGAACGCAAGGCCCGGATGCATGATCGTATCGCTAAG CAATACCAGAGTGCCATCAGATCTCACAAAGCAGGAAAAGCCGTGGACTTCGACGAGCTGCCGGTTCCCCCCG GGTTCGGTCCGCTCCCGGGTCAGAAGGCCTCGACAGCTGAGCAGGGATTTGTTGCTGCTCTGGAGGCGGCCGATAAACTCGCCACCACTGATGCTGCCGAAGAACCGGACGAAGACGATGATGAGGAAGCGGTGGAAGAG TCTAAACCTGCTGTTTCAAAAAAACCAAAGAAGCCCACGCTGGCCGTCCCCCCTACAGCGCAAGCACAGAGAAGCACGCTTGCAGCTTCGCCTGAGAAAACTGTCGCCAGAGAAGATCTTCCACCAACAG CAGTTCAGCAGCTGGAGTTCCTGGAAGGTCGGAAGAAGCAGTACATGAAGGCGGCCGTGCAGGCGAAGCAGAAGAAGGACATGGAGCAGGCGAAGGTTCTCCTCCGCACCGCCAAAAGCTTCGACCCAATAATCGAAGCCGCACGCAGCGGGAAAACAGTGGACATCAGCACA GTGCCGTCGCCTCCTGGTGATGAAGACGAGGACTTCATCCTGGTTCACCACAGCGACGTTCAGAGCTCGGACAAAGCAGACGAGGTTTACACACAGCTGGCCAAGATCCTCAAAGAACAGTACGAG AAATGTTTGACCTACTCTAAGCAATTCACACACCTGGGGAATGTCTCTGAAACTACAAA gtttgagaagctggcTGAGAGTTGTAAGAAGAGTCTGGAGGTCCTGAAGCTGGCTCAGTCGAGGGGTCTGCCTCCTCCTAAACATCACTTTGAGGAGAGGTCGTTTCAAACTGTCAG AATCTTTCCGGACCTCAGCAGTACTGAGATGGTCATCGTTATTGTCAAAGGGATGAATCTACCAGCACCAAGTG GAATGCAACCAAACTATCTGGATGCTTTCATCAAGTTTGACTTCCCTTACCCGAGTGCA GAGCAGCCTCAGAAACACAAAACGGCAGTTATCAAAAACACCAACTCCCCAG AATACAACCAGAGTTTCACATTGTCTATCAATCGAAATCACCGCGGCTTCAGGAGGGTGGTGACATCTAAAGGTAtcaaactggagctgctgcacaaagG AGGCTTCCTGCGGAGCGACAAGCCCATCGGGACGGCTCTCGTGAAGCTGGACAAGCTAGAGTCACAGAGTGAAATCAGGGAGATCGTAGAG GTGATGGACGGTCGCAAGGCCACGGGAGGTCGCGTTGAGGTCAAGATCCGACTGCGGGAGCCTCTGAGTGGACAGGACATGCAGAAAAGTACAGAGCGCTGGCTGGTGATCGACCAGTCTCAG GTTCTTCTTTAG
- the cc2d1b gene encoding coiled-coil and C2 domain-containing protein 1B isoform X2 has translation MFGKKKKAPQPRGQGAAAAKQMGLFVDLDSEDMMMGVEENLNDQDLEAELAAITGHKPVARGQVKPKGKAPLPMEDIAKMADECMREADDDDDDDLEDDEDLLAELQDVVGEGDAEDATTLPSTSSATAETPESPSLQHQEVKVSSAAPGSLQHTLEERVAMYRTALQNAKTTGDTSKARRFDRGLKTLETMLGCVKKGKPINEAEMPPPVATGAPSAAPQPPVPARPPPPVPKRTDCATSGQEVESEGTTAPPEVITPTSDQQCSTSAPSLSSLSSPEEQTEEAAQQPQAPHRDANEATKTMLLERQKEYRIAALRAKKQGDVEQAKGYMKTCKMFDAVIEALEKGQAVDLSGLPPSPEQGGSSTAGSDVSPGQNTTTPQPAAASAPASQPVPAAPKDVLEALEQRRAKYVEAATQAKASGDERKARMHDRIAKQYQSAIRSHKAGKAVDFDELPVPPGFGPLPGQKASTAEQGFVAALEAADKLATTDAAEEPDEDDDEEAVEESKPAVSKKPKKPTLAVPPTAQAQRSTLAASPEKTVAREDLPPTVQQLEFLEGRKKQYMKAAVQAKQKKDMEQAKVLLRTAKSFDPIIEAARSGKTVDISTVPSPPGDEDEDFILVHHSDVQSSDKADEVYTQLAKILKEQYEKCLTYSKQFTHLGNVSETTKFEKLAESCKKSLEVLKLAQSRGLPPPKHHFEERSFQTVRIFPDLSSTEMVIVIVKGMNLPAPSGMQPNYLDAFIKFDFPYPSAEQPQKHKTAVIKNTNSPEYNQSFTLSINRNHRGFRRVVTSKGIKLELLHKGGFLRSDKPIGTALVKLDKLESQSEIREIVEVMDGRKATGGRVEVKIRLREPLSGQDMQKSTERWLVIDQSQVLL, from the exons CTCGGAGGACATGATGATGGGTGTGGAGGAGAACCTCAACGACCAGGACCTGGAGGCTGAACTTGCTGCAATCACTGGACATAAGCCTGTTGCCAGGGGACAAGTCAAGCCGAAGGGGAAGG CCCCACTGCCCATGGAGGATATTGCAAAAATGGCCGATGAGTGTATGAGAGAAGcagatgacgatgatgatgatgatctggaggatgatgaagatCTGTTG GCGGAGCTACAGGATGTGGTGGGTGAGGGGGACGCAGAAGATGCCACTACTCTTCCCTCCACATCCTCTGCTACAGCTGAAACCCCAGAGTCCCCATCGCTGCAG CATCAGGAAGTGAAGGTCTCCTCAGCGGCCCCTGGCAGCCTCCAGCACACCCTGGAGGAGAGAGTAGCCATGTACAGGACGGCTTTACAAAACGCCAAGACCACAGGAGACACCTCCAAAGCCAGGAGGTTTGATCGTGGCTTAAAG ACTTTGGAGACGATGTTGGGTTGTGTGAAAAAAGGGAAGCCAATAAACGAGGCTGAAATGCCTCCACCTGTTGCCACCGGAGCGCCGAGTGCCGCCCCCCAACCTCCTGTTCCTGCACGACCCCCTCCCCCAGTACCCAAGAGAACTGACTGCGCTACTTCAGGTCAAGAGGTGGAATCAGAGGGCACAACAGCACCACCTGAAGTCATCACGCCCACCAGTGACCAGCAGTGCTCTACCAGTGCACCCAGTCTGAGCAGCCTCTCTAGTCcagaggagcagacagaggaagctgctcagcagcctcaggctcctcacagggaCG CAAACGAGGCGACCAAGACGATGCTTTTGGAGCGACAGAAAGAATACAGGATAGCAGCGCTGAGAGCCAAGAAGCAGGGAGACGTGGAGCAAGCTAAGGGTTACATGAAGACCTGCAAG atgttCGATGCAGTGATCGAGGCGTTGGAGAAAGGACAAGCAGTTGACCTGAGTGGCCTCCCGCCGTCTCCAGAGCAGG GAGGAAGCTCCACTGCAGGGAGCGATGTTTCCCCTGGGCAAAACACAACAACCCCTcaaccagctgcagcctcag CTCCTGCTTCACAGCCAGTCCCTGCAGCTCCCAAAGACGTGCTGGAGGCCCTCGAACAGAGACGAGCCAAGTACGTGGAGGCAGCGACTCAGGCTAAAGCCAGCGGAGACGAACGCAAGGCCCGGATGCATGATCGTATCGCTAAG CAATACCAGAGTGCCATCAGATCTCACAAAGCAGGAAAAGCCGTGGACTTCGACGAGCTGCCGGTTCCCCCCG GGTTCGGTCCGCTCCCGGGTCAGAAGGCCTCGACAGCTGAGCAGGGATTTGTTGCTGCTCTGGAGGCGGCCGATAAACTCGCCACCACTGATGCTGCCGAAGAACCGGACGAAGACGATGATGAGGAAGCGGTGGAAGAG TCTAAACCTGCTGTTTCAAAAAAACCAAAGAAGCCCACGCTGGCCGTCCCCCCTACAGCGCAAGCACAGAGAAGCACGCTTGCAGCTTCGCCTGAGAAAACTGTCGCCAGAGAAGATCTTCCACCAACAG TTCAGCAGCTGGAGTTCCTGGAAGGTCGGAAGAAGCAGTACATGAAGGCGGCCGTGCAGGCGAAGCAGAAGAAGGACATGGAGCAGGCGAAGGTTCTCCTCCGCACCGCCAAAAGCTTCGACCCAATAATCGAAGCCGCACGCAGCGGGAAAACAGTGGACATCAGCACA GTGCCGTCGCCTCCTGGTGATGAAGACGAGGACTTCATCCTGGTTCACCACAGCGACGTTCAGAGCTCGGACAAAGCAGACGAGGTTTACACACAGCTGGCCAAGATCCTCAAAGAACAGTACGAG AAATGTTTGACCTACTCTAAGCAATTCACACACCTGGGGAATGTCTCTGAAACTACAAA gtttgagaagctggcTGAGAGTTGTAAGAAGAGTCTGGAGGTCCTGAAGCTGGCTCAGTCGAGGGGTCTGCCTCCTCCTAAACATCACTTTGAGGAGAGGTCGTTTCAAACTGTCAG AATCTTTCCGGACCTCAGCAGTACTGAGATGGTCATCGTTATTGTCAAAGGGATGAATCTACCAGCACCAAGTG GAATGCAACCAAACTATCTGGATGCTTTCATCAAGTTTGACTTCCCTTACCCGAGTGCA GAGCAGCCTCAGAAACACAAAACGGCAGTTATCAAAAACACCAACTCCCCAG AATACAACCAGAGTTTCACATTGTCTATCAATCGAAATCACCGCGGCTTCAGGAGGGTGGTGACATCTAAAGGTAtcaaactggagctgctgcacaaagG AGGCTTCCTGCGGAGCGACAAGCCCATCGGGACGGCTCTCGTGAAGCTGGACAAGCTAGAGTCACAGAGTGAAATCAGGGAGATCGTAGAG GTGATGGACGGTCGCAAGGCCACGGGAGGTCGCGTTGAGGTCAAGATCCGACTGCGGGAGCCTCTGAGTGGACAGGACATGCAGAAAAGTACAGAGCGCTGGCTGGTGATCGACCAGTCTCAG GTTCTTCTTTAG